One region of Scophthalmus maximus strain ysfricsl-2021 chromosome 15, ASM2237912v1, whole genome shotgun sequence genomic DNA includes:
- the fbxo30a gene encoding F-box only protein 30a: MENLHPHCLKCINRRCMVRPEAGVSCDLISCPLVCGAVFHSCKLEEHRLLCSYERLPCLNSVFGCPFSIPRIRMAQHLETCPASIVCCTMEWNRWPVSYADRKSYENLSKDFDEVEQLDMALALQDQRMLLESLKVTTTLSKNGVKDTDESDKMATASSLPEAVLGNRTVEMEEEPYTELYSNSLDASRSLAVALDILSNSKDIDVIVGNLNGEKTDKNGALRNGENGDNHSVYVAEGGKNVDMQESDSDSECELGAVGGVDCSVGTDGGEEGTGWAKETDFVELFFEEKEEIIEEPINDSHLIWPEMPQNYVPLVALGPPVPQQAPLSPPMPFLLSDHVRNNFLQHLPTELRYRCLERKLQNVEVLRGISMFTFNGRRALLSDPYLFRAKMEDKAVDTSDLEVADDPMGLHGIDLITAALLFCLGDSPGGRGISDSRFVDGYHIDFGTQTFSFPSAILATNTMVGDIASASACDHASPQLSNPSPFHTLRLDLVLECVARYQTKQRSMFTFVCGQLFRRDEFASHFKNVHGDIHAGLNGWMEQRCPLAYYGCTYSQRRFCPSVQGFRIIHDRHLGSFGVKPGLPLKTGESIPRKTCHFGSRCDQLSSLPFEILQHVASFLDSFSLCQLSRASRTMRDVCASLLQMRGMVVLLWEKKRRADGSHSWQITDKVWRFSTAFGTVNEWKFANIGSIADHLKKCKFNKISRREEAIPLPCMCFTRELTKEGRCLRSVLKPVA; this comes from the exons ATGGAGAATCTGCACCCCCACTGCCTCAAGTGCATCAACAGAAGATGCATGGTGAGACCAGAAGCAGGGGTTTCTTGCGACCTCATCAGCTGCCCCCTTGTGTGCGGCGCCGTCTTTCACTCGTGCAAACTCGAGGAGCACCGTCTGCTGTGTTCGTATGAGCGCCTGCCGTGCCTAAACAGCGTGTTCGGCTGCCCCTTCAGTATTCCAAGGATCAGGATGGCACAACACCTTGAGACCTGCCCGGCGAGTATTGTGTGTTGTACCATGGAGTGGAACCGCTGGCCCGTGAGCTACGCTGATCGCAAGTCCTATGAAAACTTGAGCAAAGACTTTGACGAGGTGGAGCAGCTAGACATGGCCTTGGCCCTGCAGGATCAGCGGATGCTGCTGGAGTCCCTGAAGGTTACGACCACCCTGTCAAAGAATGGAGTCAAAGACACAGACGAAAGTGACAAGATGGCTACGGCGTCAAGTTTACCAGAGGCAGTGTTGGGAAACAGAACAGTGGAAATGGAAGAAGAGCCCTATACTGAGTTGTACAGCAACTCACTGGATGCGAGCAGGAGTTTAGCAGTGGCCTTGGATATCCTGTCTAATTCCAAGGATATTGATGTAATCGTTGGAAATCTAAATGGGGAAAAGACTGATAAGAACGGAGCACTCCGCAACGGAGAAAATGGTGATAATCACAGTGTTTATGTTGCCGAGGGTGGGAAGAATGTAGATATGCAAGAGAGTGACTCTGATTCCGAGTGCGAGCTCGGGGCGGTAGGCGGAGTCGATTGTTCTGTGgggacagatggaggagaagagggaactGGCTGGGCAAAAGAAACTGATTTCGTAGAGTTGTTTTttgaggaaaaggaagaaattaTTGAGGAGCCAATAAATGATTCACACCTCATCTGGCCAGAAATGCCCCAGAATTACGTGCCCCTCGTGGCTCTCGGGCCTCCCGTGCCACAACAAGCACCACTTTCACCCCCAATGCCATTCCTGCTGTCTGACCATGTGAGAAATAACTTCTTGCAACACTTACCCACCGAACTCAGGTATAGGTGCTTGGAGCGTAAACTACAGAATGTAGAAGTCCTCAGAGGAATAAGTATGTTTACATTCAATGGACGCCGAGCTCTGCTGTCAGACCCTTACTTGTTTCGAGCAAAGATGGAAGACAAGGCAGTCGACACGTCGGACCTGGAGGTAGCCGACGACCCCATGGGCCTCCACGGCATTGACCTCATCACTGCAGCTTTGCTCTTTTGCCTTGGCGATTCTCCGGGGGGCAGGGGAATCTCAGACAGCAGATTTGTTGACGGCTACCACATTGACTTTGGTACTCAGACATTCTCCTTCCCTTCAGCCATTCTCGCAACCAACACCATGGTGGGCGACATTGCTTCGGCTTCAGCCTGCGATCACGCCAGCCCACAGCTTTCCAACCCCAGCCCCTTCCACACGCTCAGGCTGGACCTCGTGCTCGAATGTGTGGCTCGATACCAAACCAAGCAGCGCTCCATGTTCACTTTTGTGTGTGGGCAGTTGTTCCGGCGGGACGAGTTTGCatctcatttcaaaaatgtacaCGGGGATATCCACGCTGGACTCAACGGCTGGATGGAGCAACGCTGCCCCTTGGCCTACTACGGCTGCACCTATTCCCAAAGACGATTCTGCCCATCTGTGCAGGGCTTCCGAATCATCCATGACAGGCACCTCGGCTCGTTTGGGGTTAAGCCCGGACTACCTTTAAAAACTGGGGAAAGCATTCCTAGAAAAACCTGCCACTTTGGCTCTCGGTGCGATCAACTCAGCAGTCTTCCATTTGAGATCTTGCAACACGTAGCAAGCTTCCTGGACAGCTTTAGCTTGTGCCAACTATCCCGAGCGTCCCGCACTATGAGGGATGTGTGTGCCAGTCTGCTCCAGATGCGCGGTATGGTCGTCCTGCTGTGGGAGAAGAAGCGGCGTGCAGACGGCTCTCATTCGTGGCAGATCACAGACAAG GTGTGGCGATTCAGCACAGCTTTCGGTACAGTGAACGAGTGGAAGTTTGCCAACATCGGCAGCATTGCCGACCACCTCAAGAAGTGCAAGTTCAATAAGATTTCTCGCCGGGAGGAGGCCATCCCTCTGCCGTGCATGTGTTTCACCAGGGAGCTCACGAAAGAGGGCCGGTGCTTACGCTCAGTTCTCAAACCAGTAGCATAA